The Tenebrio molitor chromosome 5, icTenMoli1.1, whole genome shotgun sequence genome segment AACACCGAACCGAAAAACTGGGAAcctcaaaaataaacaattccaGGGCAGGACCTTTCACCTCGAGCCTAACCTAATATTGgttaaagaaaaatgaaaaacccTGTTCACTACTTTTGATCTAgggaaaaatgaaaacttaggttaaattttgtaatccaTCCAGGCAGCATATTTAGACACTTTCTGATAAtcagaaatagttattttcatatgagtagcgctgtcagatcacttttcaggtacgacgccgaaatttgaagcacgaggcgtcagccaagtgctgcaaaacaggctgaatacctgaaaaatgacagcgcacgaatattgaataacatttttggtgtTCGTTTAggaaaaatcttaaaaaacattaatttattgtacattttgaggttatctttgacagatgtcaagttaggtatatacaTAATCGGGTTATGTATCTCAGAAAAGGAACACGACAATATAAATTGTGTCGCTATTTTTAGACCATCTGGATTAATTCGGTTCTGTCAAGTGGTGTCAGATTCCGAATCATGTCTTCCAGTTATCAAATCCGCGGTCTTGAAAAACTCACCAAAAGTCCAACTCGATAATCCGCAAGAAACTTATGTCAACTCATCGTTTCTCTCGATTtttcaccgaaaaataaaCATCGATAACACCAAATCAGAATGAAAATTATCACCTCTGATAAAGGTTATCGCAGCAAAAACCATAGATATCTGAAACATTTGAAAGTCGTTCGCGTCCCGGTTCACCACCAATCAAAACAATGACCCTCGAGGCGCGCTTCAAGCACGAAGAGATCATCCCCGACGTGATCGACCAGGCCCCGGAGTCAACCGTTCGAGTCATCTTCGGGGGCAGCCACGAAGTCAGCCTGGGCAATGAATTGACGCCCACGCAAGTGAAGGCGCCGCCGATGCTCTCCTGGTCCGCGGAAGAGAGCGCTTTCTACACCGTGGTGTTCACAGACCCGGACGCCCCGAGCCGGGCCAACCCCATCAGGAGGGAGTTCTTGCACTGGCTCATCGGCAACGTCCCAGGGAGTGATTTGAGCGAGGGCGAGGTGTTGGTAGAGTTCTTGAGTTCGGCGCCGCCCAAGGATTCGGGCTTGCACCGCTACACTATCCTAGTCTACAAGCAGAGAGAGAGAGTGGATTTTAAGGAGAAGAGAATTCCGGACACTACGAGAGAGGGGAGGAGGCACTTCTCGGTGAGGGAGTTTGCCAAGAAGTACGGGATGGGGGAGGCGATCGCCGGGAATTTTTATCTGGCGCAGTGGGATCAGTATGTTGAGGAGGTCAACGAGAAACTAGCAGGGACGTAGACAGTTtgttgtttgacattttaagtATGTAAAAAGTAATGACAAAATATGAAGTTCCTTGTCACAAATTATGATAGCGTTTgttaataattgtaaattataatatttatgTACCTGGTGGTAGCTTCCTGCAATACTATATGTGCGACTTTTAATAACAAAGACGTTTTTAAATCATAATCGCACTCTTATTGAATCTTATCACATTTTGTCTTGAACCTTCCCTTTCCAGTTGaaccaaaataataaaaatagcatTAATCACACATCTCTTTAAGTATGTTAATTGGTAAATCCGCAAAGTACTTCCCAAATGTCACAAGTATtacttcaacaattttatgtgttgtagataaaaaaactgaaaaacatTAATCCAGGGTTTTACAAataagtatcgggtgttcatttaaatttctcctcaaagttggcgttaaaGATTCGAtcgtgaacgcaccacttgtcagtctgcagagtaaaaacacaaacaacgcaaaaagtgaggttagatttaaatatcCGAATATCTGATCCGcgatccgtggtgcgttcacaatcgactctccgaggccaactttgaggagaaatttatgaacacccgatatatctCAAGAGTCAAGAtgtcttaaaaaaattgatggtaCTGCAGAGGAATCAAAGAACTGTTAAATGAATGAAGgtggataaaaaaataaaacatgtattgattttttgcaaatatgtgCAACACGTTTACTGTGATTTGACCTCAAGTAAAGTTAGTCACAATACATAATCAAAAACGGAAATGACACACTTtaaaccgatttttttttcagagtaAAAGATAATTATTATGTGAACGTTCCAGTTTTAGTAAAGTTGGCGACTCCAAAGTGTCCATTATGACATTGTTTACACGAATTTCAACAACAAAgactgtttaaaatattcgaGACTAAACACAACAATCGCGTTTTGTTTTCAACCGTTCTTCTAAACCAAACCGTCAGAACAATCGTATTTCGacccatttatttaaaacgaaATCATCTCAAGAAGTCGTGCCTTCCCCGTGAGCTCTCCAATTCGCCTTAatcaaaaaataacaacaacaacaataaaaacgtAAACAACTCGTCCTCGGAAACCTGAATGTCAAATCACAAACAAACGCACTTGTGCTCACTGTCCCCCCCGCCCGCTTGCGCTTTGAAATAATTCCAAGCAACCACCCTGTCAAGCTCGTACTTCTTCTGGAACTTCTTCATCGAGAACCTGGTCCTCTGCAGCCTAGTGCCCTTCGTAATCTTGACCTCGTCGAACTCCACTCGCTGGTCGTGCTCGAAAAGCACAAAGATGTACCGGTGGAAACCAGTACCTTTGGGCGGCCCCGCCCCTGCGTATTCCGCGAGAACTTCGCCGGTACTCAAGTCGCACCCTTTGATGTTGGCCACGAGCCAGTGATTGACGTCGGCCAGAAACGCCCATCGTCTGGAGGGGGCGTCGGGGTCGATCATGAGCAGCGTGTAGTACTTGTCGGGGGTGGGGTCCCAGCGCACTTCGGGGTCGTCTTTGACTTGTTGAGGGGTGAGCACGGTGCCCAGCTCCACTGGCTTCTCGTTGGGGTAGGTGACGGTGATTTTCGACGGTGGTACCACGTCCAGGATTGTGGGTACTATATCGTCGGTGTCCATTGCTGGAATTTGTCTTGTTGGACGACGTTTAGGTTAGGTTCGACGTTATCGATGTTTACAAACTGTTGAGTGCGCGCTTGTTGCTATTTTTATGTTTGATGGTATGATAAGAGTAATCTATAGGAGACGACCTTGGTTTAGGGTGAACTTGGGGCGTAGGTAACTAATTGGTGCCACACTGAACAGTGATGCACAGATTGTTGTCACGCAACAACGATAACGAAACTACCTAACAGTGGCGTAGATAGCTTTTTGCTTTGGGGGGGGTCCACATACTTTTGTattaggtacagttgcggacacggaattttagacgtcaaatttatgtcaattcaaaaagtgtcaatgtaagccacgctttactgtcattatgattgacgtttgaaaCTATTTGACATTAGAAAGTTTTTCGCATCATCattacaaaaatcgaaagtgaggttagttgtacctaaagccagttttacatttttatgtcaatcgaATGATAAATcgtccaagattccgtgtccgccaTTGCACCTataaaaatttggtttttaaTGTAGTTTGCtacatacagcgtgatcaacaatgactgagtctgttggcaatgaaacaattgaaaaatattggtgtttttcagtttcgtaattggcactgaccgaatgttttaacttgacacgacattaaaaaaaaattaggttatgtcgggtatgtttatgctaatacaaaaatgaccctttgatggtaaaaaaattgattttatcatttttcattaaaatcgtatttgctgtgtttaatgttttgtttgtcgtatattctttggcaaagaataactcaaataacacttatcaatagAATATGATATACCAAATataccaaaaaatttttctaagacaatgaattacttaaaattcaaagtgagtcgttttgtgACTGTCAGTGTATATACTGAAAGAGTATTATTCAGTTGTAAAAGTATATGGATGAGCTCTGGGGGGGGTCCGGACCCCCTGGACCCCCCCCTTATCTACGCCACTGCTACCTAACTATGTAGTTTTTAAATCTTGTCGGTGGGAGAAAGAGGAGGAAAAAGAAGTGAAAAAGGGGGCAACTCTTGTATACGGAAATGTCATCCCGGACAATAAGATTTGTTCTGCTTAATCTGCTGAAATTAAGTcagtttttttatgttttgtgGATGCAACAAAGTAGACATTCTTTAGACTGAAAATTTCATTGAACTCCAGATGTGTAgacaaccaacaatacaatgTAGACGCGCTgtgtattttattgttttcaactgtcataaattctcatttttctcctttgtaccTAAACTGTctcttaactgccctaaagcaaaatgagcagataacgaaccgttgccctaggcaacacattcaacgtcacatttctgacaggtcttgtcaaaactgtcaaaagcaaatgcgaaaccatttttaaaagatttggaagcttcagggacgtcgtttcaaacaataaaattttgtatgcaactcgtttctgggtaaattgggcttttctaattgcccgagggacaagattaaaacacgagcgtagctgcaaaaattaaaatatacaagtTATAGCCAATATTTCCTTATAAAGCTAGTgtgacacgatactaaatttcacagaaaattctgtcaaaatgacaaagacatactatgatcctgatcgttcattggtcctgatcgagggtctctctcattaacaaatcttctacaaaatttagcatcgtgtcatatAGCCCACTAGTTTGATTgaatgaaaaaacaaaatgggaAAAATGGAGCTTTCTTTCGTGCGGTCTTTATAAGaagagaaataaataatattcttGGTTTAAGTcggtttaaattaaatcaaagtGGTAGTGAAATAGACCAATGCTTGTAAGTATCTTGTGATGccacaaaatgtcaaaactgt includes the following:
- the LOC138131925 gene encoding protein D3-like — translated: MDTDDIVPTILDVVPPSKITVTYPNEKPVELGTVLTPQQVKDDPEVRWDPTPDKYYTLLMIDPDAPSRRWAFLADVNHWLVANIKGCDLSTGEVLAEYAGAGPPKGTGFHRYIFVLFEHDQRVEFDEVKITKGTRLQRTRFSMKKFQKKYELDRVVAWNYFKAQAGGGDSEHKCVCL
- the LOC138131923 gene encoding protein D3-like is translated as MTLEARFKHEEIIPDVIDQAPESTVRVIFGGSHEVSLGNELTPTQVKAPPMLSWSAEESAFYTVVFTDPDAPSRANPIRREFLHWLIGNVPGSDLSEGEVLVEFLSSAPPKDSGLHRYTILVYKQRERVDFKEKRIPDTTREGRRHFSVREFAKKYGMGEAIAGNFYLAQWDQYVEEVNEKLAGT